Proteins from a genomic interval of Trifolium pratense cultivar HEN17-A07 linkage group LG6, ARS_RC_1.1, whole genome shotgun sequence:
- the LOC123892388 gene encoding uncharacterized protein LOC123892388 encodes MGFISKGAIVFSSILVLLSATTCAIDSGDKFENKNIKSATFISEMFEVGPGKVAYKSFYDIEFPKGHVGIKSFDAELVDEKGNSVPLYEAYLHHFFAIKYHAIDWNMSKITPKDPLEGNIYIRNDGTCNTYILPHYWGLGGEARGTKSKIPEPYAVEHGNPSTIPSGYQEKWLLNIMVIDTRGTKDRKRCTECRCNHFNLPKNFYNVTSGIDGKPLGSNYKGGLFCCQDNLQCKLKKGFEAPTRKLALRYKITWVDWNQQQIPVRFYVLDSTDRVRRNGSQFIHDCQVEFTVPPNNGRKNYPPHIEKANIPMEKGGYLIYGTAHMHVGAINTTLYGQDGRTLYTSKPTYGKGKEPGNEKGYVVEMSGSYPELGSIKIKDGEIVTVETRYKSGFRTGAMGHMYIYLADRLP; translated from the exons ATGGGGTTTATAAGTAAAGGGGCAATAGTTTTTTCATCAATACTAGTGCTTTTATCAGCCACAACATGTGCAATTGATTCAGGggataaatttgaaaataaaaatataaaatcggCTACTTTTATTTCTGAAATGTTTGAAGTGGGTCCCGGAAAAGTCGCATATAAAAGTTTCTATGATATTGAATTTCCAAAGGGTCATGTTGGAATAAAGAGTTTTGATGCTGAACTAGTTGATGAAAAAGGAAATTCTGTACCATTATATGAAGCATATCTACATCATTTTTTTGCTATAAAATACCATGCAATAGATTGGAATATGTCAAAAATAACCCCTAAGGATCCTTTGGAAGGTAACATTTATATTAGAAATGATGGAACATGTAATACTTATATTCTGCCACATTATTGGGGTTTGGGAGGTGAAGCACGAGGAACAAAATCAAAGATTCCAGAGCCTTATGCTGTAGAGCATGGCAACCCTTCAACTATTCCATCGGGATACCAAGAAAAGTGGCTCCTAAATATCATGGTTATTGATACACGTGGAACAAAAGATAGAAAACGTTGTACTGAATGTAGGTGTAACCATTTTAATTTGCCAAAGAATTTTTATAACGTCACATCTGGCATCGATGGCAAACCATTGGGTTCCAATTATAAAGGAGGACTCTTTTGTTGCCAAGATAATTTACAGTGCAAATTGAAAAAGGGTTTCGAAGCACCTACCAGAAAGCTTGCATTGAGATACAAAATAACATGGGTTGATTGGAACCAACAACAAATTCCTGTAAGATTTTATGTACTTGATTCAACTGATCGAGTTAGAAGAAATGGTTCCCAATTTATTCATGATTGTCAG GTAGAGTTTACGGTTCCTCCAAATAATGGAAGAAAGAACTACCCTCCTCATATTGAGAAAGCAAACATCCCAATGGAAAAAGGTGGTTATCTCATATACGGCACAGCTCATATGCATGTTGGTGCAATTAACACAACTTTATATGGACAA GATGGAAGGACTTTGTATACCTCAAAACCAACATATGGAAAAGGAAAGGAACCGGGAAATGAGAAAGGCTATGTTGTCGAGATGTCGGGAAGTTATCCAGAGTTAGGTTCAATCAAGATTAAAGATGGTGAAATTGTGACTGTAGAAACAAGATATAAAAGTGGCTTTCGCACTGGAGCTATGGGACATATGTATATCTATTTGGCGGACCGATTACCATAA
- the LOC123892386 gene encoding uncharacterized protein LOC123892386, with the protein MGFISKGAIVFSSILVLLSATTCAIDSGDKFENKNIKSATFISEMFEVGPGKVAYKSFYDIEFPKGHVGIKSFDAELVDEKGNSVPLYEAYLHHFFAIKYHAIDWNMSKITPKDPLEGNIYIRNDGTCNTYILPHYWGLGGEARGTKSKIPDPYAVEHDNPSTIPSGYQEKWLLNIMVIDTRGTKDRKRCTECRCNHFNLPKNFYNVTSGIDGKPLGSNYKGGLFCCQDNLQCKLKKGFEAPTRKLALRYKITWVDWNQQQIPVRFYVLDSTDRVRRNGSQFIHDCQVEFTVPPNNGRKNYPPHIEKANIPMEKGGYLIYGTTHMHVGAINATLYGQDGRTLYTSKPTYGKGKEPGNEKGYVVEMSGSYPELGSIKIKDGEIVTVETRYKSGFRTGAMGHMYIYLADRLP; encoded by the exons ATGGGGTTTATAAGTAAAGGGGCAATAGTTTTTTCATCAATACTAGTGCTTTTATCAGCCACAACATGTGCAATTGATTCAGGggataaatttgaaaataaaaatataaaatcggCTACTTTTATTTCTGAAATGTTTGAAGTGGGTCCCGGAAAAGTCGCATATAAAAGTTTCTATGATATTGAATTTCCAAAGGGTCATGTTGGAATAAAGAGTTTTGATGCTGAACTAGTTGATGAAAAAGGAAATTCTGTACCATTATATGAAGCATATCTACATCATTTTTTTGCTATAAAATACCATGCAATAGATTGGAATATGTCAAAAATAACCCCTAAGGATCCTTTGGAAGGTAACATTTATATTAGAAATGATGGAACATGTAATACTTATATTCTGCCACATTATTGGGGTTTGGGAGGTGAAGCACGAGGAACAAAATCAAAGATTCCAGATCCTTATGCTGTAGAGCATGACAACCCTTCAACTATTCCATCGGGATACCAAGAAAAGTGGCTCCTAAATATCATGGTTATTGATACACGTGGAACAAAAGATAGAAAACGTTGTACTGAATGTAGGTGTAACCATTTTAATTTGCCAAAGAATTTTTATAACGTCACATCTGGCATCGATGGCAAACCATTGGGTTCCAATTATAAAGGAGGACTCTTTTGTTGCCAAGATAATTTACAGTGCAAATTGAAAAAGGGTTTCGAAGCACCTACCAGAAAGCTTGCATTGAGATACAAAATAACATGGGTTGATTGGAACCAACAACAAATTCCTGTAAGATTTTATGTACTTGATTCAACTGATCGAGTTAGAAGAAATGGTTCCCAATTTATTCATGATTGTCAG GTAGAGTTTACGGTTCCTCCAAATAATGGAAGAAAGAACTACCCTCCTCATATTGAGAAAGCAAACATCCCAATGGAAAAAGGTGGTTATCTCATATACGGCACAACTCATATGCATGTTGGTGCAATTAACGCAACTTTATATGGACAA GATGGAAGGACTTTGTATACCTCAAAACCAACATATGGAAAAGGAAAGGAACCGGGAAATGAGAAAGGCTATGTTGTCGAGATGTCGGGAAGTTATCCAGAGTTAGGTTCAATCAAGATTAAAGATGGTGAAATTGTGACTGTAGAAACAAGATATAAAAGTGGCTTTCGCACTGGAGCTATGGGACATATGTATATCTATTTGGCGGACCGATTACCATAA
- the LOC123892387 gene encoding uncharacterized protein LOC123892387 codes for MGFISKGAIVFSSILVLLSATTCAIDSGDKFENKNIKSATFISEMFEVGPGKVAYKSFYDIEFPKGHVGIKSFDAELVDEKGNSVPLYEAYLHHFFAIKYHAIDWNMSKITPKDPLEGNIYIRNDGTCNTYILPHYWGLGGEARGTKSKIPDPYAVEHGNPSTIPSGYQEKWLLNIMVIDTRGTKDRKRCTECRCNHFNLPKNFYNVTSGIDGKPLGSNYKGGLFCCQDNLQCKLKKGFEAPTRKLALRYKITWVDWNQQQIPVRFYVLDSTDRVRRNGSQFIHDCQNYPPHIEKANIPMEKGGYLIYGTTHMHVGAINATLYGQDGRTLYTSKPTYGKGKEPGNEKGYVVEMSGSYPELGSIKIKDGEIVTVETRYKSGFRTGAMGHMYIYLADRLP; via the exons ATGGGGTTTATAAGTAAAGGGGCAATAGTTTTTTCATCAATACTAGTGCTTTTATCAGCCACAACATGTGCAATTGATTCAGGggataaatttgaaaataaaaatataaaatcggCTACTTTTATTTCTGAAATGTTTGAAGTGGGTCCCGGAAAAGTCGCATATAAAAGTTTCTATGATATTGAATTTCCAAAGGGTCATGTTGGAATAAAGAGTTTTGATGCTGAACTAGTTGATGAAAAAGGAAATTCTGTACCATTATATGAAGCATATCTACATCATTTTTTTGCTATAAAATACCATGCAATAGATTGGAATATGTCAAAAATAACCCCTAAGGATCCTTTGGAAGGTAACATTTATATTAGAAATGATGGAACATGTAATACTTATATTCTGCCACATTATTGGGGTTTGGGAGGTGAAGCACGAGGAACAAAATCAAAGATTCCAGATCCTTATGCTGTAGAGCATGGCAACCCTTCAACTATTCCATCGGGATACCAAGAAAAGTGGCTCCTAAATATCATGGTTATTGATACACGTGGAACAAAAGATAGAAAACGTTGTACTGAATGTAGGTGTAACCATTTTAATTTGCCAAAGAATTTTTATAACGTCACATCTGGCATCGATGGCAAACCATTGGGTTCCAATTATAAAGGAGGACTCTTTTGTTGCCAAGATAATTTACAGTGCAAATTGAAAAAGGGTTTCGAAGCACCTACCAGAAAGCTTGCATTGAGATACAAAATAACATGGGTTGATTGGAACCAACAACAAATTCCTGTAAGATTTTATGTACTTGATTCAACTGATCGAGTTAGAAGAAATGGTTCCCAATTTATTCATGATTGTCAG AACTACCCTCCTCATATTGAGAAAGCAAACATCCCAATGGAAAAAGGTGGTTATCTCATATACGGCACAACTCATATGCATGTTGGTGCAATTAACGCAACTTTATATGGACAA GATGGAAGGACTTTGTATACCTCAAAACCAACATATGGAAAAGGAAAGGAACCGGGAAATGAGAAAGGCTATGTTGTCGAGATGTCGGGAAGTTATCCAGAGTTAGGTTCAATCAAGATTAAAGATGGTGAAATTGTGACTGTAGAAACAAGATATAAAAGTGGCTTTCGCACTGGAGCTATGGGACATATGTATATCTATTTGGCGGACCGATTACCATAA
- the LOC123892383 gene encoding uncharacterized protein LOC123892383 — protein MGFISKGAIVFSSILVLLSATTCAIDSGDKFENKNIKSATFISEMFEVGPGKVAYKSFYDIEFPKGHVGIKSFDAELVDEKGNSVPLYEAYLHHFFAIKYHAIDWNMSKITPKDPLEGNIYIRNDGTCNTYILPHYWGLGGEARGTKSKIPDPYAVEHGNPSTIPSGYQEKWLLNIMVIDTRGTKDRKRCTECRCNHFNLPKNFYNVTSGIDGKPLGSNYKGGLFCCQDNLQCKLKKGFEAPTRKLALRYKITWVDWNQQQIPVRFYVLDSTDRVRRNGSQFIHDCQVEFTVPPNNGRKNYPPHIEKANIPMEKGGYLIYGTAHMHVGAINATLYGQDGRTLYTSKPTYGKGKEPGNEKGYVVEMSGSYPELGSIKIKDGEIVTVETRYKSGFRTGAMGHMYIYLADRLP, from the exons ATGGGGTTTATAAGTAAAGGGGCAATAGTTTTTTCATCAATACTAGTGCTTTTATCAGCCACAACATGTGCAATTGATTCAGGggataaatttgaaaataaaaatataaaatcggCTACTTTTATTTCTGAAATGTTTGAAGTGGGTCCCGGAAAAGTCGCATATAAAAGTTTCTATGATATTGAATTTCCAAAGGGTCATGTTGGAATAAAGAGTTTTGATGCTGAACTAGTTGATGAAAAAGGAAATTCTGTACCATTATATGAAGCATATCTACATCATTTTTTTGCTATAAAATACCATGCAATAGATTGGAATATGTCAAAAATAACCCCTAAGGATCCTTTGGAAGGTAACATTTATATTAGAAATGATGGAACATGTAATACTTATATTCTGCCACATTATTGGGGTTTGGGAGGTGAAGCACGAGGAACAAAATCAAAGATTCCAGATCCTTATGCTGTAGAGCATGGCAACCCTTCAACTATTCCATCGGGATACCAAGAAAAGTGGCTCCTAAATATCATGGTTATTGATACACGTGGAACAAAAGATAGAAAACGTTGTACTGAATGTAGGTGTAACCATTTTAATTTGCCAAAGAATTTTTATAACGTCACATCTGGCATCGATGGCAAACCATTGGGTTCCAATTATAAAGGAGGACTCTTTTGTTGCCAAGATAATTTACAGTGCAAATTGAAAAAGGGTTTCGAAGCACCTACCAGAAAGCTTGCATTGAGATACAAAATAACATGGGTTGATTGGAACCAACAACAAATTCCTGTAAGATTTTATGTACTTGATTCAACTGATCGAGTTAGAAGAAATGGTTCCCAATTTATTCATGATTGTCAG GTAGAGTTTACGGTTCCTCCAAATAATGGAAGAAAGAACTACCCTCCTCATATTGAGAAAGCAAACATCCCAATGGAAAAAGGTGGTTATCTCATATACGGCACAGCTCATATGCATGTTGGTGCAATTAACGCAACTTTATATGGACAA GATGGAAGGACTTTGTATACCTCAAAACCAACATATGGAAAAGGAAAGGAACCGGGAAATGAGAAAGGCTATGTTGTCGAGATGTCGGGAAGTTATCCAGAGTTAGGTTCAATCAAGATTAAAGATGGTGAAATTGTGACTGTAGAAACAAGATATAAAAGTGGCTTTCGCACTGGAGCTATGGGACATATGTATATCTATTTGGCGGACCGATTACCATAA
- the LOC123892384 gene encoding uncharacterized protein LOC123892384 encodes MGFISKGAIVFSSILVLLSATTCAIDSGDKFENKNIKSATFISEMFEVGPGKVAYKSFYDIEFPKGHVGIKSFDAELVDEKGNSVPLYEAYLHHFFAIKYHAIDWNMSKITPKDPLEGNIYIRNDGTCNTYILPHYWGLGGEARGTKSKIPDPYAVEHGNPSTIPSGYQEKWLLNIMVIDTRGTKDRKRCTECRCNHFNLPKNFYNVTSGIDGKPLGSNYKGGLFCCQDNLQCKLKKGFEAPTRKLALRYKITWVDWNQQQIPVRFYVLDSTDRVRRNGSQFIHDCQVEFTVPPNNGRKNYPPHIEKANIPMEKGGYLIYGTAHMHVGAINATLYGQDGRTLYTSKPTYGKGKEPGNEKGYVVEMSGSYPELGSIKIKDGEIVTVETRYKSGFRTGAMGHMYIYLADRLP; translated from the exons ATGGGGTTTATAAGTAAAGGGGCAATAGTTTTTTCATCAATACTAGTGCTTTTATCAGCCACAACATGTGCAATTGATTCAGGggataaatttgaaaataaaaatataaaatcggCTACTTTTATTTCTGAAATGTTTGAAGTGGGTCCCGGAAAAGTCGCATATAAAAGTTTCTATGATATTGAATTTCCAAAGGGTCATGTTGGAATAAAGAGTTTTGATGCTGAACTAGTTGATGAAAAAGGAAATTCTGTACCATTATATGAAGCATATCTACATCATTTTTTTGCTATAAAATACCATGCAATAGATTGGAATATGTCAAAAATAACCCCTAAGGATCCTTTGGAAGGTAACATTTATATTAGAAATGATGGAACATGTAATACTTATATTCTGCCACATTATTGGGGTTTGGGAGGTGAAGCACGAGGAACAAAATCAAAGATTCCAGATCCTTATGCTGTAGAGCATGGCAACCCTTCAACTATTCCATCGGGATACCAAGAAAAGTGGCTCCTAAATATCATGGTTATTGATACACGTGGAACAAAAGATAGAAAACGTTGTACTGAATGTAGGTGTAACCATTTTAATTTGCCAAAGAATTTTTATAACGTCACATCTGGCATCGATGGCAAACCATTGGGTTCCAATTATAAAGGAGGACTCTTTTGTTGCCAAGATAATTTACAGTGCAAATTGAAAAAGGGTTTCGAAGCACCTACCAGAAAGCTTGCATTGAGATACAAAATAACATGGGTTGATTGGAACCAACAACAAATTCCTGTAAGATTTTATGTACTTGATTCAACTGATCGAGTTAGAAGAAATGGTTCCCAATTTATTCATGATTGTCAG GTAGAGTTTACGGTTCCTCCAAATAATGGAAGAAAGAACTACCCTCCTCATATTGAGAAAGCAAACATCCCAATGGAAAAAGGTGGTTATCTCATATACGGCACAGCTCATATGCATGTTGGTGCAATTAACGCAACTTTATATGGACAA GATGGAAGGACTTTGTATACCTCAAAACCAACATATGGAAAAGGAAAGGAACCAGGAAATGAGAAAGGCTATGTTGTCGAGATGTCGGGAAGTTATCCAGAGTTAGGTTCAATCAAGATTAAAGATGGTGAAATTGTGACTGTAGAAACAAGATATAAAAGTGGCTTTCGCACTGGAGCTATGGGACATATGTATATCTATTTGGCGGACCGATTACCATAA